The segment TCGCCGTAAATCGGCGACCGGCCCCGAGTCCGGGGTCGGCTGTATTCGAGGGTGAGCACGGTCCCGTCAATCGTCTGCGAAATCGTCGCGGCTTCGCTGGCCCGAATTTGCGCCTGCACCGGAGCCCCCATCACCAGGAGGGAACTCACCAGCAGCGGCCATCTGCAGCACTTGGTCATCAACACCCCCACGGTGTGGCGGCCCGGATCGCTCGCCCCTACGGCACGCACTAGGGAATCCTCGTGCCGCGCCCGATGACGTTGTCGCTCGGCCCGCGGATGTCAAACCCGGTCGCCCGCCCGTTTACGACGGTGAACTCGAAGACGACGTCGGTCACCACGTCAAACAGGCTGCCGTCCACCATCGCGCCGAGATCGAACCAGTCCTCGGCCACCGGGACGAAGGTGAGATTGTTCCAGACCGGGAACGGAGCCCCGCTCCACTTCCCGAGCAGTCGCCCCTCCTTTGCGGTCACCGTCAACTCGCTCGCATTCGACTCCGCCACCCACCACATCTTGTACCGCCCGACATACCGTTCCCCCACCCCGGCCGCGAGCGGCGGGATCTCGACCGGCGGTACCGTGATGTGCAGCGAGACCGCCTTGCCGGCCCACGCCATCTCCAGCGTCGTCCCCGTCGGCGAGAAGGAGGTGAACGACCAGGTCAGCACATCCGGCCCCTCGATGTCGGTGGGCGTAACCTGGAAGCGGATCTGGGCGCTGTCCGGCTTGGGATGGGCGATATGGAAGAGCTTGGCCCGCGGGTCGAGAATAACGGTCCATTCGGTCGGCTGCACCTCCATCCAGACCGAATACTTTCCCTTCTTCAGGGGATGGCCGTCGATGGAGACGTCGTGATCAACCTCGAGGGTGGTGGCCCAGTTGGCCCCCGGCGTCCACACCTCCCCCCAAGGGATTTGCCCGCCATACATGGGAGACCGCCCCCGCAACACCGGCCGGCTGTATTCGACCGTGATCCTGGTGCCGTTCACCACCTGGAAGGTGCCGCCGCGCTCGCTCGCGCGCACCTGTGCCTCTCCCGCCGACGCACCTGTCAGCAACGCAATTGTCACGACGCTCCAAGCCCTGGTCCACCGCATCGCGCCCTCCCGGGTCAGGTCAACCGTACCGCGCGTCCACAGCTTCGCGGATCTCATCGAGGGACTTTCCAGCCTTGTGGAGGCGGGCGGCCAGACGGCCCTGTCCCTGGCAGATTTCGCAGATGCGGGCCATGCCGGCCCCCTCGTAACACGAGAGGAGAGAATAGAACCCCGGAATGTCCGCGCAGCCGCAGTGACACCGAATCCCGTCGACGATCTGGGGAATCTCGCGAATCGCCTCGAAGGCCGATTGGCACGAGGGATACTCCACCAGTTCGGAATCCGGCAGGACATTCGCAGCCGTAATGCCCGGCCGGGGGGTCGGATGTGTGGGGTCCCCACCCCGTCGACGCGAGGCACCCCAGAGGGGGCCCGCCATGCCGACAGCGGCGGCGCCGCAGCAGGCGGCGAGGAAGTGACGTCGGGAGCAGTTGGAACCGTGCTTCACAAGTCCTCCGCCGGTATGCGTGCGGTATCGTGGGCGAGCGATCGAGGATTGGGCTATTCCTGCAACATACGGCGCGCGCGCGCAAAGCGAAACCGGCGCCCCAGCAAACCGTCAGGCCAGGTCGACGGTGACGACCGTGCCCCGCCCCTCCTCGCTCTCAACCTGCACCGCGCCTCCCCAGCCCTCCACCAGCCGCTTCACAATCGCCAGCCCCAACCCCGACCCGCTGGTCGTCGTCGAGAATCGTGGTTCGAAAATCCTCGGCAACAGCGCCTCCGAAATGCCTCGCCCGTCGTCGTGCACCTCCAACCGTTGCGGCAGTACCTTGACCACGATGTGATGGGCACCGGCCTGCCGGGCGTTTTCGAGCAGATTGACGAGGACTTCCTTCACCTCATCTGGATGCGCCCGACCCCAGGCGGCGGGGTCGGACTCGAGCAGGACTTCGGTTCCCTCCCCGGCCAGCCGGTAGAGGTGAACGACCTCGTTGGCGATCGGCGCCAGCCGCATCTGGTCCGGGGCGATCGTCGGCCCTGACGGGGCGGCGAAACGGCTGAACGCCCGCGCGATGGTGTCGAGTCGCTCGATCTCCGAGAGAATGCGCTCGGAGGTCTCGTCCAGCGCCGACCCGAGCGCCTCGGGCCGTTCCCGGTGGACCCGGCGCAGGTGCTGGATGCCAAGCCGGATCGGCGTCAGCGGGTTCTTGATCTCGTGGGCCACCTGCCGCGCCATCTCTCCCCAGGCCAGCACCCGCTCCACCCGGGACAACTCCGTCACGTCGTTCACGGCAAGCACCGCCCCCCCGATTTCGGGGCCGAGCGGAGCCAGGGCCACGGCGAGCCTTCGCGTGCCGTCCGCGAGCTCCGCCTCCGTGGGTGCCGAGTCCGGCTGAGCCAGGAAGGCATCCACCGCCACCACCAGTGAGGGCCACTCGCCGCGGAGCGCGGCGTTGAAGTTCGCCCCCAGCGCGAGGGGGCCACCGAGCAACTCCTCGGCGCGCGGGTTGGCCACCATCACTTCGCCGCCCGGCCCGATGCCGACGACCCCGGTGGAGACCGTGGCAAGCACCGCCGCCGTGGTGCGCCTCGACTCCTCCAGGGCGATCCGACTCTGCCGGATGTCCTGTGTCATTCGCGCGAACGCCGCAACCACCGGCTCAAACTCCAGGGGCGGAGGAGCCGAGCTCCTGGGTTGCGGTTCGCCCCGACCGAGGGCGAGCGCCGCGCGTCGCAGGTCTGCGACGGGCCGGGCGAGTGCCTCGGCAACCCCGCGGGCCGCGGCCACGGCGGCGGCCAATCCAAGGACGGTCGCCAGCAGGAGAAGCCAGCCGAGGTCGGCCTGGCTTGCGGCGAGACGGGTCACCTCGGCGCCCCGGGGGGCAGCCAGCACCACGAGCTGGTCTCCCCGACCGGGACGCTCGACCCGGTAGCCCACCCGGCCGCCGCGACCGAGCAGCGGTTCGTCGGCGGCCGATTCGACTTCGCCGTCGAACGCCATGACCTGAAAGGCCGCGGCATCCTGCAGCGGCGCCAGGATCGCCAGGTCCGCGAGCACCGAATCGGTGGCGGCGATCCGCGCCCCACCCCGGTACACGGCGAGGTCGGAATGGAACCGCCCCGCCAGACGGTCGAGCGCCGCCCCCGGCGGCACCGGGGCGGCGGTCGGGTCGGTCGAGACCGCCACGACGTCCCGCAGCACCTGCGTGATGGCGTCGTCCCGTTGCCGGGCTGCCTCGGTGTTGAGCCGTGAAAGCTCCCAGACCGAAAAGCCGACGGCTGGAACGAGGAAGAACCCCGAGAGGGCGATGGCCACGCGGACACGGAAGGAACGCCGGAGGCGCTGCCAGCTCGGGAGTGCGGGTGGCATGCCGGCGATGGCCTCGGCGAGCAGCCAGATCAGTGCGAGCACCACGGCATCGAGCACGACAACCAGCGCGCCACGGACCAGCAAGGGGAACGGGCCGCGCAAGTCAACGTCGGCGTGGGCGCCGCGCACCCCGTCAGGCATCTGCACGGCGCGCTCACCGTGGACCGACCACCCTTCCCGCCGCCACCGGAGGCGCCGTGCATCCGGCGTCAGCCCGGGGGTCGGTGGCGAAAGCGCCATCCGGTACGACGGCTGTGCCAGCGCCGTGGGATCGAGGAGCGAGCCGAGTCGGTCGGGGACGAGCAAGTTGGTCTTCGGCCCGATGGAGACGGTCAGCAGGTCCTCCGAGGCCAGCCGAAGCGTCAGCACCTGGTAGACCCCCGGTACACCCCGCACGGTGGAGATCCGCATCGAATCGCCGAGCGGCAGCCCGGTCGCCAGGGCCGCCACCGAATCCTCCGGCAGATCAAGCGAATCGAGCGCGAGGGTGGCGGAGACCGTGCCATCCGGCCGCCGGAGCGCAAGCCGGACTGGATACCCAGCCAGATCGGTCCGCGCCTCCAACCACCGAACGTAAAGTTGCGACGCGTTTTGCGGCGCCGGCGTTTCCCGGAGCCTGGCCCCAGCGCGATCGAGCAGCGGGACCACGACAGGATCCACGCTCGGGCCCTGGCGCATGGCATCCTGCTGCGCGGCCTCCAGACGGCTGTCTGTGATAGCGCCCCACGTCAGCAACGCGGCCGCACTGCCCGCCACCGTGGCAATGCCGATGATCGTCACCATCCGCGCGGCCGGCCTCGTCACCAGCAGCAGCCCGGGGAGCCAGAGGAAGATGTACCACCCCTCCCAGCCGGTACCCGGCTGCCAGACGTACAGGCCCGCTGCCGCCGCAACGATCGTCAACGCCATCCCGATCCCGACCGCCATCGGCGAGCCGCTCCGGTCGGTCGTCCCTCGGAGGAGCGCCGCCGCGATCACCGCGGGCGCCATGGCGGCCAGGGCAAGCGTCAGCTGCCAGCCGAGCCAGAGGCCGAGCGAGACGCCCGCGGCCGGAGGCGTGATGCCGCGCGAGAAGTAGCGCAACACGACGGGAGCCACGAGCAGGAGCAGGATGCCCACCGGAAGGGAGAACCACCGGCGACGCAGGGGACGGTTCCAGAGCGCCACGGAGAGGAGCGTGCAGAGGAGGGCCAGGATCGCCAGCGAGCCCGCCGAACTTCCCATCGGCCCGAGCGCGGGGCGGTAGAACGACATCGGGGAGAAAAAGTCCTCGAGGCCCAGGAGGGAGCCGATCGGCGCCCGCGCGAGAACCCCCACGCCGAGCGCGAGCACCGCATACCGTGTCACCGCGGTCGCTGAGACGACCACGATGAGGATGAGGGCGAGCAGCAGAACGCAGGCCGTGACCCGGGCGCCCTTTTCTCGCGCCGCCGCCGTGGCCTCCTCGAGGACCGGCGGCACCGGCTGCACGCTGAAGAGCAAGCGGGGGCCGGCGGTGGTGGGTTCCGAATAATCGAAGACGTCAGGCGTGTCCGGCGCAGTGCCGACCGGATACACGCGGAGCCCGACGCCCGTCCGCGCCCGGAAGTCCTCCGTCACGGATTGCACCCGTTCCGGGACCGCCGAGGAGGCCCAGACCACGACGGAGCCCACGGCTCGCCGCTCGAGT is part of the Gemmatimonadales bacterium genome and harbors:
- a CDS encoding ATP-binding protein — protein: MNPSPHRWWLPSAALTVIAAGEWLRTPTLGWVLVACLSAALALWVRRPWSGWRTRVVGAALALLALIPLITEWRLAQLETHWSTIQQSRVDRATDRLAGDLHAAYLLANRLADEASAAPSNLQATFPALEHAVGHTDLEAGVALLDEAGQVQAWAGSHRLAPQGDGRPVSTTDNPFYLVLEVTREAPLERRAVGSVVVWASSAVPERVQSVTEDFRARTGVGLRVYPVGTAPDTPDVFDYSEPTTAGPRLLFSVQPVPPVLEEATAAAREKGARVTACVLLLALILIVVVSATAVTRYAVLALGVGVLARAPIGSLLGLEDFFSPMSFYRPALGPMGSSAGSLAILALLCTLLSVALWNRPLRRRWFSLPVGILLLLVAPVVLRYFSRGITPPAAGVSLGLWLGWQLTLALAAMAPAVIAAALLRGTTDRSGSPMAVGIGMALTIVAAAAGLYVWQPGTGWEGWYIFLWLPGLLLVTRPAARMVTIIGIATVAGSAAALLTWGAITDSRLEAAQQDAMRQGPSVDPVVVPLLDRAGARLRETPAPQNASQLYVRWLEARTDLAGYPVRLALRRPDGTVSATLALDSLDLPEDSVAALATGLPLGDSMRISTVRGVPGVYQVLTLRLASEDLLTVSIGPKTNLLVPDRLGSLLDPTALAQPSYRMALSPPTPGLTPDARRLRWRREGWSVHGERAVQMPDGVRGAHADVDLRGPFPLLVRGALVVVLDAVVLALIWLLAEAIAGMPPALPSWQRLRRSFRVRVAIALSGFFLVPAVGFSVWELSRLNTEAARQRDDAITQVLRDVVAVSTDPTAAPVPPGAALDRLAGRFHSDLAVYRGGARIAATDSVLADLAILAPLQDAAAFQVMAFDGEVESAADEPLLGRGGRVGYRVERPGRGDQLVVLAAPRGAEVTRLAASQADLGWLLLLATVLGLAAAVAAARGVAEALARPVADLRRAALALGRGEPQPRSSAPPPLEFEPVVAAFARMTQDIRQSRIALEESRRTTAAVLATVSTGVVGIGPGGEVMVANPRAEELLGGPLALGANFNAALRGEWPSLVVAVDAFLAQPDSAPTEAELADGTRRLAVALAPLGPEIGGAVLAVNDVTELSRVERVLAWGEMARQVAHEIKNPLTPIRLGIQHLRRVHRERPEALGSALDETSERILSEIERLDTIARAFSRFAAPSGPTIAPDQMRLAPIANEVVHLYRLAGEGTEVLLESDPAAWGRAHPDEVKEVLVNLLENARQAGAHHIVVKVLPQRLEVHDDGRGISEALLPRIFEPRFSTTTSGSGLGLAIVKRLVEGWGGAVQVESEEGRGTVVTVDLA
- a CDS encoding DUF2911 domain-containing protein; translation: MRSAKLWTRGTVDLTREGAMRWTRAWSVVTIALLTGASAGEAQVRASERGGTFQVVNGTRITVEYSRPVLRGRSPMYGGQIPWGEVWTPGANWATTLEVDHDVSIDGHPLKKGKYSVWMEVQPTEWTVILDPRAKLFHIAHPKPDSAQIRFQVTPTDIEGPDVLTWSFTSFSPTGTTLEMAWAGKAVSLHITVPPVEIPPLAAGVGERYVGRYKMWWVAESNASELTVTAKEGRLLGKWSGAPFPVWNNLTFVPVAEDWFDLGAMVDGSLFDVVTDVVFEFTVVNGRATGFDIRGPSDNVIGRGTRIP